A portion of the Candidatus Nanopelagicales bacterium genome contains these proteins:
- a CDS encoding amidase produces MSQLHDLTALEQSRAVRTREVSAVELTRHYLGRTEELSDVVGAFVTVTPDLALEQAEAVDRRVAAAESPDDLGPLTGCVVPVKDLDLVAGVRCTFGSAVFADFVSPQDAAFVRAMRDAGLVITGKTNAPEFGLPCYTEPDIAPSARTPWDTTRSAGGSSGGAAAAVSAGLASAAQGSDGGGSIRIPASVTGLVGLKPSRGRVSVAPLVDSVGELVAIGPLARTVADAAALLDVMSGVQLGDVFAAPGPPGAGTFLAAASMEPRRQRIGRFCVPLIAETTVHSDCLAAYEAASTLLAELGHEVVDIEPPYSPVLTPHFEAVWATLAGSIPVPPGKEGLLRPLTKYLRDAGEAVTGRQLAAAVAMLRTAARTAILATAGFDALLTPTLAQPPALVGGIRDDDDPARDFARQKEFTPFTAPFNVSGQPAVSLPLAHSPGGLPIGVQIVGRPWGEADLLSLVGQIERAKPWVDRRPPVW; encoded by the coding sequence GTGAGCCAGTTGCACGACCTCACAGCTCTGGAGCAGTCCCGTGCTGTCCGGACGCGAGAAGTGTCGGCGGTTGAATTGACACGGCACTACCTGGGTCGCACAGAGGAACTCAGCGATGTCGTCGGGGCTTTCGTGACAGTGACACCGGACCTGGCGCTGGAGCAGGCTGAAGCGGTTGACCGCCGGGTCGCGGCCGCGGAGTCACCCGATGATCTGGGTCCGTTGACGGGCTGCGTAGTGCCAGTGAAGGACCTTGATCTTGTGGCTGGCGTCAGGTGCACGTTCGGGTCCGCCGTGTTCGCTGATTTCGTGTCCCCCCAGGACGCGGCGTTCGTGCGGGCCATGCGCGATGCGGGCTTGGTCATCACCGGGAAGACGAACGCTCCGGAGTTCGGGTTGCCGTGCTACACCGAGCCCGACATCGCCCCGTCGGCACGGACGCCCTGGGACACGACCAGATCGGCGGGCGGCTCCAGTGGCGGTGCCGCCGCAGCCGTGTCAGCTGGTTTAGCTTCAGCGGCTCAGGGGTCGGACGGTGGTGGATCCATCCGGATTCCGGCCAGCGTCACTGGGCTGGTTGGGCTCAAGCCCTCCCGTGGACGGGTGTCGGTGGCTCCGCTCGTGGACTCTGTTGGCGAGCTGGTGGCGATCGGTCCGCTAGCCAGGACCGTGGCAGACGCGGCCGCACTGCTGGATGTCATGTCCGGCGTTCAGCTCGGCGATGTGTTCGCAGCCCCCGGGCCGCCGGGGGCCGGTACGTTTCTGGCCGCGGCTTCGATGGAGCCACGGCGGCAGCGGATCGGACGGTTCTGCGTACCTCTCATCGCCGAGACGACCGTGCATTCGGACTGCTTGGCCGCCTATGAGGCCGCCTCAACGCTTCTGGCGGAGCTCGGGCATGAGGTAGTGGACATCGAGCCGCCATACAGCCCAGTACTCACCCCGCACTTCGAGGCGGTGTGGGCCACGCTGGCTGGGTCGATTCCGGTCCCGCCCGGCAAGGAGGGATTGCTGCGGCCTCTGACGAAGTACCTGCGCGACGCGGGAGAAGCGGTGACCGGACGCCAACTCGCCGCCGCCGTGGCCATGCTGCGGACGGCCGCGAGAACCGCGATCCTGGCGACCGCTGGATTCGACGCGCTCTTGACCCCCACGCTGGCCCAGCCGCCGGCGCTAGTCGGCGGCATTCGCGACGACGATGATCCCGCCAGGGACTTCGCGAGGCAGAAGGAGTTCACTCCGTTCACGGCGCCGTTCAACGTAAGTGGCCAGCCCGCGGTGAGTTTGCCGCTCGCGCACAGCCCAGGCGGGTTGCCGATCGGAGTGCAGATCGTCGGGCGCCCCTGGGGGGAAGCGGATCTGCTGAGTTTGGTCGGCCAGATCGAGCGGGCGAAGCCTTGGGTAGACAGGCGGCCACCGGTGTGGTGA
- the malQ gene encoding 4-alpha-glucanotransferase, whose amino-acid sequence MSAAGARPVQGPLARLAEAHGVALEYYDQSGQRHVISRSSVIAVLRSLGVRAATSDEVRTALREADSHDWGLMLPPVVVCGQDRGAEFWVNTPTGEAAEVSVAFESGSASAPLEPLDRPRRSRRIEGASVRRSWFEIPAGLPLGWHEVRAVSPSRTGSCALVVTPTRPDSELPGRLWGVMAQIYALRSSRSWGIGDLADLRELTAWTGRSLGAGFCLVNPLHAGRVVPPIVNSPYLPSSRRFVDPLYLRVEDIVEYGLLPDEDRVAAQAEAAKWAVVDRSSELLDRQKCWESKSRALESVYRVPMGPGRQAQFEAYVASQGDGLRLFATWCALTEEYGPVWRQWPLALRDPYSRDVALEADRLSGRVGFYCWLQWQADQQLAAVEQAAEGVGMPIGVIHDLAVGVHVDSADSWYLGDVFAEGVHVGAPPDAYNQLGQDWTQPPWHPRRLAEQAFVPYRDLLRTMLRNAGGIRVDHILGLFRQWWVPQGCPPTEGTYVSMDHEALIGILVLEAHRAGAVVIGEDLGTVADWIRDYLDERGILGTGILWFERDRTGMIVPPESWRARTLTSVTVHDLPPTAGYVRGDHVRLRDELGLLTRPLAEEERAHEAEIALWREMLTDRGLLDSIDASPAETVVALHRLAAASPAMLLGVSLPDLTGDRRAQNQPGTDTEYPNWRVPLCDERGHAVLLEDLSKLPLLDPVVSAVRGY is encoded by the coding sequence GTGAGCGCTGCTGGGGCGCGGCCAGTTCAGGGACCCCTCGCGCGACTGGCGGAGGCGCACGGGGTGGCGCTTGAGTACTACGACCAGTCGGGGCAACGCCACGTCATCAGCAGAAGCTCTGTGATCGCCGTGCTGCGGTCCCTTGGCGTGCGGGCGGCCACCTCCGATGAGGTCCGCACGGCGTTGCGCGAGGCCGACTCGCATGACTGGGGCCTGATGCTTCCGCCGGTGGTTGTGTGCGGACAGGACCGGGGCGCTGAATTCTGGGTCAACACGCCGACGGGTGAGGCGGCTGAGGTGAGCGTAGCTTTCGAATCCGGCAGTGCTAGCGCCCCACTCGAACCGCTGGACAGGCCCCGGCGCTCCCGCCGGATCGAGGGCGCCAGCGTACGCAGATCGTGGTTCGAAATCCCAGCGGGTTTGCCGCTTGGATGGCACGAGGTACGGGCGGTGTCGCCATCGCGCACCGGGTCCTGTGCGTTGGTAGTGACGCCGACGAGACCTGACAGCGAGCTTCCCGGGCGGCTCTGGGGTGTGATGGCCCAGATCTACGCGCTGCGATCCTCGCGGTCCTGGGGGATAGGGGACTTGGCCGATCTGAGGGAACTCACAGCTTGGACAGGCCGCTCGCTGGGCGCGGGCTTCTGCCTGGTCAACCCGCTGCACGCCGGCCGCGTGGTACCGCCCATAGTCAACTCGCCCTACCTGCCGAGCAGTCGCCGCTTCGTCGATCCGCTGTACCTGAGAGTGGAAGACATTGTTGAGTACGGCCTGTTGCCGGATGAGGACAGGGTCGCGGCCCAAGCTGAGGCCGCCAAGTGGGCGGTAGTGGATCGAAGCTCAGAGTTGCTCGACCGTCAGAAGTGCTGGGAGTCCAAGTCACGTGCGCTTGAGTCTGTCTACAGGGTCCCCATGGGCCCAGGGCGCCAGGCCCAGTTCGAGGCATACGTCGCCAGTCAGGGTGATGGATTGCGACTGTTCGCGACGTGGTGCGCGCTGACAGAGGAGTACGGGCCCGTATGGCGTCAGTGGCCCCTGGCCCTGCGCGACCCGTACAGCCGCGACGTGGCACTGGAGGCGGACCGCTTGTCCGGACGGGTCGGGTTCTACTGCTGGCTCCAATGGCAGGCTGACCAGCAACTGGCCGCCGTCGAACAAGCGGCCGAAGGTGTGGGCATGCCGATTGGCGTGATCCATGATCTGGCTGTCGGTGTGCATGTGGACTCGGCGGACTCCTGGTACCTAGGTGACGTCTTCGCCGAAGGAGTTCACGTGGGGGCGCCTCCGGATGCTTACAACCAGCTCGGTCAGGACTGGACCCAGCCTCCCTGGCATCCGCGGCGTTTGGCGGAACAGGCGTTCGTCCCATACCGCGACCTGTTGAGAACCATGCTGCGCAACGCCGGGGGAATACGCGTGGACCACATCCTGGGCTTGTTCCGGCAGTGGTGGGTTCCCCAGGGTTGTCCACCGACGGAAGGCACATACGTGTCCATGGATCATGAGGCTCTCATCGGGATCCTCGTTCTGGAGGCCCATCGCGCCGGGGCGGTCGTGATCGGGGAGGATCTGGGGACGGTCGCGGATTGGATCAGGGACTACCTGGACGAGCGGGGAATCCTAGGGACCGGCATCTTGTGGTTCGAACGGGATCGAACCGGCATGATCGTGCCCCCCGAGTCCTGGAGGGCGCGGACCCTCACAAGCGTCACTGTGCACGACTTGCCCCCGACGGCGGGCTATGTCCGCGGAGACCACGTCCGGCTCAGGGATGAGCTGGGGCTCCTGACTCGACCTCTGGCCGAAGAGGAGCGGGCGCACGAGGCTGAGATCGCCCTGTGGCGCGAGATGCTGACCGATCGGGGGTTACTGGATTCGATCGACGCGAGCCCGGCGGAGACCGTAGTCGCTCTGCACCGGCTCGCTGCGGCGTCACCGGCGATGTTGCTGGGGGTCAGCCTGCCTGATTTGACGGGGGACCGCAGAGCGCAGAACCAGCCAGGAACCGACACGGAGTACCCGAACTGGAGGGTGCCGTTGTGCGACGAACGCGGCCATGCTGTCCTGCTGGAGGACCTGTCCAAGCTTCCCCTGCTCGATCCTGTGGTTTCGGCGGTGAGAGGTTACTGA
- a CDS encoding fibronectin type III domain-containing protein, whose amino-acid sequence MNLSHRGSVVGLVVWAVLVALLGALVGAPGAWAWPGGDTPPDKTLVGAATGLNSPGDVAFDGSGRMYVTNYGGDSVTVYSADWADGDTGPVKTLAGGATGLDGPVGVAFDGSGRMYVTNANGGSVTVYSASATVPGAARSVGGVAGDGRATVSWTAPASTGGSAVTGYRIQRRAGSGSWSTVVGNTGSVARSRVVTGLSNGTSYTFRVAAINSVGVGAFSPASAAVKPVGKPGKPGKPKVKAKRHGKARIHWAASASHGGKVTYKIQKAVKKKHGKWRKVASTTRHKWNGKVPGAKKAARKGRALWFRIVPHNSAGTGPKSKHTKAWMKK is encoded by the coding sequence ATGAATCTGTCGCATCGCGGTTCGGTTGTTGGTCTGGTCGTGTGGGCTGTGCTTGTGGCCCTGTTGGGGGCGCTGGTGGGAGCACCCGGGGCGTGGGCGTGGCCCGGGGGGGACACGCCCCCGGACAAGACGCTCGTCGGGGCCGCGACGGGACTGAATTCTCCTGGGGATGTGGCGTTCGATGGCTCCGGGCGGATGTACGTCACCAACTACGGCGGCGACTCGGTGACGGTGTATTCGGCGGATTGGGCCGATGGGGACACCGGCCCGGTCAAGACGCTCGCTGGCGGCGCGACGGGACTGGATGGTCCAGTGGGTGTGGCGTTCGACGGGTCTGGGCGGATGTACGTCACCAACGCCAACGGCGGCTCGGTGACGGTGTATTCGGCGTCGGCCACGGTTCCTGGTGCGGCGAGGTCGGTGGGGGGTGTGGCCGGTGATGGTCGGGCCACCGTGTCGTGGACGGCTCCGGCGTCAACTGGTGGTAGTGCTGTGACGGGGTATCGGATTCAGCGCAGGGCTGGTTCGGGTTCTTGGTCGACTGTGGTGGGCAACACAGGCTCGGTGGCCAGGTCGCGGGTGGTCACTGGTTTGTCGAACGGGACTTCTTACACCTTCCGTGTCGCGGCTATCAACTCCGTGGGGGTGGGTGCGTTCTCGCCCGCTTCGGCGGCGGTGAAGCCGGTTGGTAAGCCGGGTAAGCCTGGCAAGCCCAAGGTGAAGGCGAAGCGTCACGGCAAGGCGCGTATCCACTGGGCCGCGTCGGCGTCCCATGGTGGGAAGGTGACGTACAAGATCCAGAAAGCGGTGAAGAAGAAGCACGGTAAGTGGAGGAAGGTCGCCTCCACCACTCGCCATAAGTGGAATGGGAAGGTTCCCGGTGCGAAGAAGGCCGCCAGGAAGGGCCGCGCGTTGTGGTTCCGGATTGTGCCCCACAACTCCGCTGGAACCGGGCCGAAGAGCAAGCACACGAAGGCCTGGATGAAGAAGTAG
- a CDS encoding prolyl oligopeptidase family serine peptidase: MPADYPAAQRLDLRDLVHTDQVPDPYRWLESAEPDEPADWASWRTAWLAGQRDLYDSHRSRWAGEAGFASAVSALLMGGYEGLPTWRGDRYFVMRREPGQQFGVLYVVEADGSERVLIDPIAIDPAGTTTLDDFQPSWEGNRIAYLMSEAGTEESELRVLDVASGEVIDGPIDRARFSPIGWLPGEEQFYYVRRLDPAGLPPGERQFHRRVRLHRIGRDPDQDPEIFGTGMLATNYYSASVTRDGRWLVVDCSEGTAPRNDVYLADLSRSSPEEPDLLPLVIGRDAMTSITIRPDNRMFIWTDFEAPRGQLMLGAALSPEPGTWTPLIPEEPDSVLESLRVVDGPDRHDQYLVLQRTRHSIGELALHDSATGERVRALDVPGLGTLTGPVTRPEGGTSCWYAYTDYVTPPRIFRYDVITGETTLWAEPPGDVRVPSVHTEQVTFQSGDGTDVRMYLISPSAKPLAPLPTLLYGYGGFGISLCPAFNPTALAWVQAGGVYAVANLRGGGEEGEDWHRAGMLANKQNVFDDFRAAARWLIDTGWTAPQRLCVSGGSNGGLLVGAALTQFPELLGAVICTAPLLDMIRYTTSSLGATWTTEYGDPTDPEQFGWLRSYSPYHHVEQRVDYPATLVMVFDNDTRTDPMHGRKMVAALQHATVSEDPILIRTETDVGHGVRSLDRSVAEVAESLAFAAHMTGLEAGQEPREEDAP; this comes from the coding sequence GTGCCAGCTGACTACCCGGCCGCCCAGCGACTCGACCTCCGAGACCTCGTACACACCGACCAGGTTCCGGACCCCTACCGCTGGCTTGAGTCCGCCGAACCCGATGAACCTGCCGACTGGGCCAGCTGGAGAACCGCCTGGCTCGCGGGGCAGCGGGATCTCTATGACAGCCACCGCTCGCGCTGGGCGGGCGAAGCCGGGTTCGCCAGCGCGGTCTCGGCGCTACTGATGGGCGGCTATGAGGGGCTCCCGACCTGGCGAGGCGACAGGTACTTCGTCATGCGCCGCGAGCCGGGCCAGCAGTTCGGAGTCCTGTACGTGGTCGAGGCTGACGGTAGCGAGCGGGTGCTGATCGATCCGATCGCCATAGACCCGGCCGGCACGACGACCCTCGACGACTTCCAGCCTTCTTGGGAGGGGAACCGGATCGCCTACCTGATGAGCGAGGCCGGTACCGAGGAATCCGAGCTTCGCGTATTGGATGTCGCGTCAGGTGAGGTCATCGACGGCCCGATCGACCGTGCTCGGTTCTCTCCCATCGGCTGGCTTCCCGGCGAGGAGCAGTTCTACTACGTCCGCCGCCTGGACCCTGCTGGCCTGCCGCCGGGCGAGCGACAGTTCCACCGGCGAGTGCGGCTTCACAGGATCGGACGTGACCCTGACCAGGACCCCGAGATCTTCGGCACTGGGATGCTGGCGACGAACTACTACTCGGCGTCTGTCACCAGGGACGGGCGTTGGCTGGTCGTCGACTGTTCCGAAGGCACCGCTCCCCGCAACGACGTCTACTTGGCGGATCTGAGCCGGTCAAGCCCCGAGGAGCCCGACCTGCTGCCACTGGTCATCGGCCGGGACGCGATGACTTCAATCACGATCCGGCCCGACAATCGCATGTTCATCTGGACTGACTTCGAAGCTCCGCGCGGCCAACTGATGCTCGGCGCCGCGCTGTCCCCAGAGCCAGGAACCTGGACGCCTCTAATCCCCGAGGAACCCGACTCTGTCCTGGAATCACTCCGAGTGGTCGACGGACCCGACCGCCACGACCAGTACCTCGTACTGCAGCGCACACGGCACTCGATAGGCGAACTGGCACTGCACGACTCCGCCACCGGCGAGCGTGTCCGCGCCCTGGACGTCCCGGGATTGGGGACTCTCACCGGCCCGGTCACGCGCCCCGAAGGGGGCACAAGCTGCTGGTATGCCTACACCGACTACGTGACTCCACCTCGCATATTTCGGTACGACGTGATCACTGGTGAGACAACGCTCTGGGCCGAGCCCCCCGGAGATGTACGTGTTCCGAGCGTTCACACAGAGCAAGTGACCTTCCAGTCGGGAGACGGCACTGATGTGCGCATGTATCTGATCTCTCCCAGCGCCAAGCCGCTCGCTCCACTTCCGACGCTTCTGTATGGATACGGAGGATTTGGGATCTCTTTGTGCCCGGCATTCAACCCGACTGCCCTTGCCTGGGTTCAGGCAGGCGGCGTCTACGCGGTGGCCAATCTGCGCGGCGGCGGCGAGGAAGGCGAGGACTGGCACCGGGCAGGGATGCTGGCGAACAAGCAGAACGTCTTCGACGACTTCCGGGCGGCCGCGCGGTGGCTGATCGACACCGGCTGGACAGCGCCGCAGCGGCTGTGCGTCAGCGGCGGCTCCAACGGCGGCTTGCTCGTGGGAGCCGCACTAACGCAGTTCCCTGAGCTTCTCGGAGCCGTGATCTGCACCGCGCCGCTGCTCGACATGATCCGGTACACGACGTCGAGTTTGGGCGCCACATGGACAACCGAATACGGCGACCCAACGGACCCAGAGCAGTTCGGTTGGCTTCGCTCCTACTCCCCCTATCACCACGTGGAGCAAAGAGTTGACTACCCGGCGACCCTCGTCATGGTGTTCGACAACGACACTCGAACCGATCCCATGCATGGCCGCAAGATGGTCGCGGCGCTCCAACATGCCACCGTGAGCGAAGATCCGATCCTGATCCGCACCGAGACCGACGTCGGCCATGGAGTGCGATCGCTGGACCGGTCGGTGGCCGAAGTCGCGGAATCTCTGGCGTTCGCCGCTCACATGACAGGCCTCGAAGCCGGTCAGGAGCCCAGAGAAGAGGACGCACCGTGA
- a CDS encoding LapA family protein produces the protein MNTSREAREGKPSVPGRPEPVDVAKYARVFGWLILAILAILFVILNSGTVSVSLVFAQRDVPLFVALLIAMALGAGLGSGTGWWLRRRRTRRNAGKAAPPGSAGEADKTEKGEKHPK, from the coding sequence GTGAACACATCACGGGAAGCCCGCGAAGGGAAGCCGTCTGTTCCTGGCCGACCCGAGCCTGTCGATGTGGCCAAGTACGCGCGAGTGTTCGGCTGGCTGATCCTGGCGATCCTGGCGATCCTATTCGTGATTCTGAACAGCGGAACCGTGAGCGTCAGCCTGGTGTTCGCGCAGCGGGATGTACCGCTGTTCGTCGCGCTGCTCATCGCCATGGCGCTGGGAGCGGGGCTTGGCAGCGGGACCGGATGGTGGCTGCGCCGCCGTCGCACCCGGCGGAACGCGGGCAAGGCGGCTCCACCGGGAAGCGCGGGAGAGGCAGACAAGACGGAGAAGGGTGAGAAGCACCCAAAGTGA